A stretch of DNA from Lotus japonicus ecotype B-129 chromosome 4, LjGifu_v1.2:
GTTCAGTGATGAGCCTAATCAGTTGCAGGGGACCACGTGTATTTTTTTGCATCAGTTTTAATCAAGTTTTAAATCATATTTCAGTCCCTCCTCTTCCACCACCATCTTTTTCTTCTTACGCCTCCATCTTCTTCCTACTTGTGAATGGGTACGAAAGAAATCCCTTCTTGCATCACTCCTTCCTTGGATTAGTAAACTACTATCGAAAATTCGTGGAGGGTTCTTCAAGGGCCCTAACCGATAGGAATCAAGGATGAGTCTCTACATCTATCTTATATCTGTTAATTTAGGATTAAAAAGGCTTCGGGAAAACAATGAGATCTCAGACTTTCCTGAAAGCTTAGTAAGGGAGTCCTAAGTAAAATAGCCTTATTCAATTCAATGATTTTTGACTGAATACTCGAAAGAATGGACAACCCACGGGGTCACTCTTTCCTTAAAGACTCATGTTATCGTTCACGCTTCCCGGCCAGAGATTATTACCTATGAATTTCGTTACTAATTTTTTCACAATTATTTTCTACGAATTTTGCTTCAATTTTGAGTAAAATTTCAACATATCTATATTGCAGGTAATTCCGCAAATAATTAGTGCACttattctatttttccttttaacattttttagtcattcctttttttatttccttttatcGTGATCATTAAATTTGTTATGCAAGCGTTTCTTGTCGGGTTGTGGTTTGGATTTTGAGTGGTGATAGAACCTTGGAGGTTGATGATTGAGTTTAATCTTATAAATTATTGGATTTTTGTCGGAAAATGAGATTTTATTCATTGAATCTGGGCTGGGCCCAAAGGCACTCttaattaagattttttttaatgtgtaGTTTCTTAAGATCATGTTGgacttttgaccaaaaaaaaagatcatGTTGGACTTAGTCATACCCTTGTTAAGTTATAATTATTTCTCCTATTTTTTATACCAATTATTGCATTGTGATTCCCTCACTATATAAAATTGTGTGCAGTTATTAAACATTGCCTTTAAGCAGACCAAATAAATAGAACTCATTAAACAGTAAATAGAAACAATGACTTAGAGCTCACCTGGCGACTTTGGCCATGACTATGTGTAATCAATTACTAATATATGTATATAGGCAGTTCCCATCCAACATAATTTTTGTTGTTAGAAAATTAGATTGATGGCTGTTGGTGGAAAACTTGGAATCATATTCATATAATAAAACTTATTTCATTTGGTGCATGATATTTTGTATATATAATATCTTGTGATTCTTCATTTCTTGTAATAACTGAGTATATAAGAATATCATTGTGACAACTCCAAACTCATCCCCTCTTTTCATGGAACTCACACCTTCCTCCCTGGTAATTACCTCACTTCTCTTCTTGCTTCTTTGGCTTGCAAAGATTTCTATGCAGAGAATCAAAGGGAAGAGTGATGTGGTTCATAAGTTGCCCCCAGGGCCAAGGAAGTTGCCTCTAATAGGGAACCTACATCAACTGGCAGTGGCAGGAACACTTCCACACCATGCTCTTCGAGATCTAGCATGCAAATATGGACCTCTAATGCATCTTCAACTGGGAGAAATTTCTGCAGTGGTTGTATCATCCCCAGATATGGCAAAGGAGATAATGCATACACATGATCTCACTTTTGCGCAGAGGCCAGAACTACTTTGTTCTAAAATTTTGGTTTATGATTCAGGAGATATCATATTTGCTCCATATGGTGATTATTGGAGACAAATGAGGAAGTTATGTAAAATAGAGCTTCTGAGTGCCAAAAGGGTTCAATCTTTCTCCTTTATTCGAGAAGGTGAGGTGGCTAAGCTCATAGAATCCATCAAGTTATCAGCATCTTCAGGTTCACCAATCAATCTCACTAAAAAAACTTTCTCTTTGATAAGCACCTTTGTTTCAAGGGCAGTGTTTGGTAAAAAATCTGAGTGTGAAGATGAACTTATATCTTTGCTCAAGAAAGGAGTGGAGCTGTCAGGAGGTTTTGATATTGCAGATTTGTTCCCTTCGCGAAAAGGTATACATTTCATAACTGGGATGAAATCTAAGTTGGAGCATATGCACAAGGAGCTGGACAAGATCTTAGAAAACATCATCAACGAGCATCAATCAAACCAAGACAAGGGTGAAACTCTCGTTGATGTTCTTCTGGGTATACAACAAAATGAAGATCTCGAGTTCCCAATAACAAACGACAACATCAAAGCTGTGATATGGGTTAGTAAGTCTatcataaatttattattattacgtATTGTCAAGTTCAAATGAAAATTGATCAACAACTAgtctttgtttttgtttgtcATGATGACTATTTGTTCCAACATATTGTATGTGGCTCAGGACATGTTTGGTGCTGGGACTGATACTTCAGCAACGATAATAGAGTGGGCTATGTCAGAGTTGATGAAGAACCCAAGAGTAATGGAGAAAGCACAAGCTGAAATACGAGAAGCTTTCAGGGGTAAGGAAACGCTTGACGAGACTGATGTACATAAACTTAGTTACTTGAAATTAGTGATCAAAGAAACCATGAGATTACACCCACCTGGTGCTTTGTTGCTCCCGCGAGAATGCAGGGAACCGTGCAAGATTGGTGGGTATGAAATACCTATCAAGACTAAAGTGATAGTAAATGCTTGGGCACTTGGAAGAGATCCCAACCATTGGTATGATCCTGAGAAGTTCGTACCTGAGAGGTTTCATGACACAAGTGTTGATTTTAAAGGGAACAACTTTGAGTACATCCCTTTTGGGGCAGGAAGGAGAATATGCCCTGGCATTTTACTTGGCTTAGCTAATATTGAACTTCCTCTAGTTGCATTACTCTACCACTTTAATTGGGAACTCCCAAATGGAATGGACCCTGAGGACTTGGACATGAATGAAACATTTGGAGCTGCTGTGGGAAGGAAAAACAACTTGTATCTGATTCCAATTCCATATAATTATGCCCTTCACTGTGATGCCAATGTCAATTGAACCttacttttttccttttttttccatCTCATTCTAGTAAAGTTTGTGGAATAAACTTTGGTCCATTGTTTTTTtctataggcaaatgttagttgttagaaatgttagtaaattaatccctcctccgggttcgaacccgggacccttcaccccacccaaccattatgtccctagctcttaccacttgagttatccttcGGGGACAACTTTGGTCCATTGTTTGCTCATGGCAAATccaattttcttttaaacttctACAGAAAATTCTAAAGGAGAATGAAATAAAGCAGGTGAGAGTAAATGATGGAATGGGAGAAGAAAAGAACGAAAGTCTTGACAATATAAATCAAAGCAAATGAACGAAAATCCTGCACAGTGCCAACCTTGAGAGCCCGATTGCAATCAACAATAGTGATTTGGGTTATAGTATGTTTGCCATAATGTAATTCTATTTGAGTCTTTGAGATCACCCACATATATCTATAATTCCCTACATTAATCAAAGAATTTTTGGAAATTGAAgaattctacaattgattctgaagtcaaAATTAAAGCATGTTCATATCATAATCAACTCTGGCACTCAGAAGCTTCTCCCATAATTCTTTTTGGTTATAGAATCAGCAGTAGAAGGATTTCCAAGCATGCACTATGTGCAATAGAATTGATTCTCAACTAACATAAGCTGATGCAAACATGCTACAAGTATGTTAATAAATCAATGGTATCACTTATTCTGCTAGGATGCAAACATTTTAACATATTCAACATTATCCAGGACATATTTGCGGCTGGAACTGATACTTCAGCAAAAGTACTAGAGTGGGATATGGCAGAAATGATGAGAAATCAAAGAGTAAAGAAATGggcacaaagatgaaattaGGCAAGCTTTTAGAGGAAAAGAAGCAATCCACGAGACTAACCTGGGCGAACTTGACTACTTAAAGGCAGTGATCAGAGAAACCTTGAGGTTACACCCACCTCTTCCTTTGTTGCTTCCAAGAGAATGCAGAGAAGCATGCAGGATAAGTGGATATGAAATACCCAGCAAGACTAAAGTCATAGTCAATGGATGGGCACTAGGGAGAGATCCAGAGCACTGGTGTGAAGGATGCAGCTTTCAACCAGAAAGGTTTCATGATGCTTCTATCGATTTCAAAGGCCCTTGATTgaatacatcccttttggggAAGGAAGGAGAATGTGTCCAGGCATTTCATTCGGTTTAGCCAATGTGGAGTTTGCTCTGGCCAAATTACTCTACCACTTCAACTGGGAACTCCCAGAAGGAAAGAAACCAGAGGAGTTGGATATGGATGACAAATTTGGAGCAGTGGTTGGAAGGGAAAACAACCTTCACTTGATCCCCACTCCTTACAATCCTTCTATTCATGATAATAGCAAATGAAGCAATTGCAGCTCCTGCAAAGTCGCTCCCTTTCACTAAGTTTTGGCCAGACGTGTTTGTTTCCTAAGCTGGGCAGTGTATTCTAATTTGGTAAAATGGCAAAAGAAAATGTTTATAGGATAAAATAACGACACCAGAATACCTCAGCATCAAGAATCAAAGAAAAATATGAATACAATAACCACAAAAAGGAAAACGTACAAAATTTGCTTCATTCAGATTTAAGAGTTGATAAATATAAAGGGTACAATTTATGCTCCTGCACTGTCACTCTCATCCTCTCACCTAAATCActcattattatttattatgataTATTTAGTAAAGGAATCTTTTATTGAGATCCTATATCCTAAAAATAATATAGGACCCGCAGGAACAACTAAGCTGAGGTCCAGATGGTCAAATTACAAATGATTGTGGTTCTTTCTTCTATCTAAATGGGTGTAGATCAAGGGTTTATATACattaaaagaagagaaaaaatattcTGTTGACTACCAAAATTGGATGACTTCAATATGCCAACATATCCAAAAGGAGTCAGAGCACAGGCATGAAAGTACTTCTCCGCCTAATACCATAAACTTACCTTGAGAAGAAACTAAATGAAAAGTTCAGGCATTCAACACCTCACCAATTGTGCAACTGCGAAGTAATGCTTTTCTCAACAGGATGATATTGTGTGTGCATGTATCTCCTAGCTTTCTCAGAACCAGGCTGCTCAAGCCACTGGTCATATAAGCCTTTAATAACAGGATTGTCGAGTGGTGGGGCTACCCAAACCTAGCATTATAAGGAAATTAACAAAATCATTCCCTGTTTATGAACAGAATAACAAATTCCTGAAAAATTATTCACAAACTAACCACTTCAAAGAAAGAACAAATTAATTACTTCCACAGCTAATCAGCGTGTAACTTAAGATAATACTTACATTTTGCATATAAACCGATTCTAATAATTGACTCAGTTCTTTAACAGATTGCCCTGACTTCGGTTTAATCTGACCTCCCCCATTTAAGCAACCTGCTTTGATGAGCATTCTTGATCAGTTCGATACCAACCCACTTTTCTGGGCCTTCTGAAAATATTAATATTGAAAGCACAGAAAAAACCAAATAAACAAGATTCCAGATAAAGGGAAAAAAACACAGTACCTGAAGGGCATGCCATGATTTCAAGGAAATGATAATCACATTTCCCAATTTTAAGTTTCCGTACAATGTTTTGCAAGTTTCGGAAACCATAACAGAGAGCAAATTTCAACACTGTTTTTCCCTCCACCTGCTTAGATAATATGACATAGAATAGTTAACAAAAGAGTATACTCTTTAGGGTAGGGTAGTCACGAACTAGGACAAATACTCTCTACAGTAATGACAATATCAATCAAAGCTTTTTTACACTAGGTGACGTCAGCTATAAGAAGCAAACTACATCATAATATTCTTTCATCCTCATGAATAAGGCAAATGATAGACCATATAAACATAATAACAATTCAAATATTCTTTGAAGGAAAATAGCTACATATCTGCTATTATGCAAAAGGTGTCTCAATTGTTCAATTGTAGACCCAACACAGTCAAACACTGTTATAAATAGCCTATTCTTAGCTGGAATAGGATAGAATCTAATGTAGGATAAAGTCTCCAAataccaaataataataataataaataacccCAAATCAAAGCACTGATTTTAAAATTGGAAGCCTAAATAACATCACTCAAACTAATATCCCAATCAAAATCACAATATGGCATGGCATTGTATATAGAATTTAATATATAcccagagaaaaaaaaaactctagcTATACAGGATGGCAAGCCCCTGAATTAATCTTCAACTTATACCCCAACCTTCATGACAGCAAGCAAATGTTGAGGGTGCGGGGAAATAATCATGGACTTTTATTCATATCAGAATGATGAATTACAAGAAACAAAAAGATAAAACTAATAACTAACATATCACCCCTGGAAAAACTGCTGAAAATCTGTCATTAAGCaatggttcttataaaaaacaaatactGCCCAAATTGCCATTATGCATAAATACTCAACACTCCTATATTTAGATCCAACGGTCCTAGGTTCTGATAATCACAAGCGTAAAAATAATGAAGTTCACAAGAACTTGCCTCCAGAGTAACTTCCTGAAAATCTGAATTTCTAATGTTCCTGAAGTTCAAAGGCTCATCAATCTGTTTCCCAAAAAGTGTTTTAGCAGCATATCGGAAAATTGTTTCTGCATAACCTCCAGAGCTTCCATGGACCCCATACAGGTGTCCTTCTTCATTAATATTTGTTATCCTGCAAGCATCACACTGTATATGAACACCTCGTTTGGCAAACACATGAAATTAAACGATGGAAGCGGCAGTTGGTTTCTTACAGTTTATCCAGTGGAGGCTCCTCTAAGCTTATAAAATCAACTTCTTTTGACTGTAAGAGTGAACCCAAATATGTATTAACATATAAGTGAAAAGTTTCACGAAATAGTAGGGAATGCAAGAAAACTTCTAACCTGAATTAATTCCAAAATCTCTCCAGTTGTCAACACCGAATCTACCTCCGAAATCATATTAATTTCACCTTCATGCCCTTCATCATGGGACTCCAATTGGAAAACAAAATCATCCCTAGAAGCCTCAAGCTTTTTATCATAACAAGGCATCACTGTCACATGGTAAACTTCTTCTGGCCTGTTAAAACAATTACACAATCATTTCACTAAGCATATCACTTTGCAAATAAGTATCATGGGTCATGACTCATCATCAAAAGATAATGTGACCCCCCACAATTTCATGGTAAATGTATGTGTTTTGCCCCCTGAAGCTATAAATTGAATTAAAACACAACCTTAGTCCCATATCTTTGCATGCATAGTGCTTGATGATTGCTCCCATTGTTTGCTGGGGACTTTTCACTGATGAAATGTGAGGTAGTGCAAAGGACCCAAGTTGCTTTTCTGCATAGCATATCCAACCTGCAAAGAGATGTTCATGTCAATAACCAAGGTCAGTTTTTTTACTCCTATACTCATCCCTAAACCAATTGTGTACATTGAAAAGTAATTCTGCTCCCCCAGACCATATTTCTAAATCTAAAATCATATAGCATGAAGCAGTCACAACAGAAGCGACGAGCCATGTCAAAAAACACAAATCATAGTCGATACAACATCCTGAACTAAAACTGCTAAAGacagaataaaaaattatatagtttCATTTCTCCAGATCTTCTGCGTAAGTTCAAACACATGCCAACTATAACCCCTAGACATGTATCTGCTGATAAGTTAATATTTCATGTAATTTTTTATACACTACATTGTGTTGTGTTCTTACACTATGGATTTTGCTGAGTCATTATGCATGTGACTTCTATACCTGGGCAAGCTGATGCAATCATAGGTAGGCTTGATTTACTCCTCTCATCGTCAACCAATTGACTCTGTCTGTATCTTGTGACAAATTCCACACAAGATTCAACAAGGGTCAAATCTCTACTGCAACTTGTATCAAAAATTGCCTTCACGCCCAAAGATTTAAAAAATCTTGTCAGCTTTTTGAAAGCCTGAAATATCACAAGGTTTACTCTCAATCCAAGGAGAACAAGAAGGTAGGAATTTTCTTTcaataaattatttcaaaacagaaccttattaaaattaaaaaataaattatgagtGAAAGGAATGTCCAAAGTGTCACCTGAAGTGGAGAAATGCCAAAATGAACTGCAATAGAAGCCCTTGACTGGGGAGAAAGGGAGACAATAACAGTTTTTCCTGTATTAATATTGGACAGAAACTCGTCCAAGCTTTGCTTCTCCAGCATAACTGTCTCTGCTGATGTGACACATCCACTGCATTAccagataaataaataaattatgattCTATAAAAGACTTTCCCTTCATGGCCTTAAAAAGAAGTGGAGAACAATCAGCATCAAGTTTTTAAGGAACCATTTAAGCACCCCTACTGGGAGAAAGGACTAGATCAAACCACTTACTTTCTATTAGCACACTTGTCAGATGTCAGCAGCTCAAACTCATTAAATAACAATTGGAGTTCTTCATATTCTTAAATTCCAATAGGGCCCAACAACATACTAATGCCACAGAACCAGAACCCGATAGGTTCGAATTCATCCCCAAATAATGTGACCTTTCTTGTTTTTTCAAGTAGAAATTCGTCGGATTGGCACAGGTGAAAATAGCAGAAAGGTATAGCCTAGTTCGGTTATTCAAGACTATATAGGTTGCTAATTATAGAAAACAGGCAATCACAGGTCACAGCTGTAGGACATAATGTATGGTGCAAACTCTGATTGGAACAAAACACAACTTCAAAAccttttcaacaaaaaaaacccCAAGGATTAACTGTTACAGGATAACGTAATTACTACAGGTGACTAGTtagttttctttcttctcagACAGTTATTACAGTTTCTTTCAATAGCTTCCAATTATAGTGTTGGGCAGGACTGGATTGTATACCATGTGATCCAGCATAACAGAATCGAGGTTTAGACGtcaaattttccattttcatTTCTTCGCGTTAATTCACTTATTCACTTCACAAAGGGAAGTTGATCAGATACGACACGTCAAAACTCAATGAAGAAATTTACAGAAGCCTATTTTATCCAGTTTCTCTACTCTTTCATTTCGCTTTTGATCACTAGATGTATATATTCCTCTCCAATATTTACCTGACTAATAGACTTAACGACATTAAGATTCATAGAAATTCCCTAGTAATTCTATTTTTCCCCAATAACAAGAAGCCACAAAGTATTGCATAATAATCAGGAAACAGTTAGTTAGTTACAGAGGTTGTAAGCTTCTACTCTTGCACTACAGTATCATGTGTATATAtgcatataatatatatatatatatatataaggaatCATAAAAGAGTATACCTGCATGCCAAACAGTCCTTGAGTGAAATTTTAACAGGTTCTGACTTGAGTTGTTTGTTGGCAATTGAGACCTGCAAAATGAATGATCCAGTTAGTTAAACAAACAAACATTCAAAAGCAAGGGATGGTTAAATAAATTAAGGGAAATGAATACAATACAAACCTCGACTTTATCGGGCTTTTTCAATCCCTTGAGGGAGACTATGCATGCCTGTGAGGGAGCAATGAAATCGTTGAGATCTCCAATTCGAAGGGCTGGTGAGAATTTCTCCGACATGTTCGGAGAGTGGCTAAGGAATTGAaagtttttagggttttgatttgAAGGGAAGGGAATTTGTGGGGAGAATAAGATGAAGAGAACGCCAAAACTGAATAAGTAAGTGATTTTGTTTACAAAAGAGGACCTAAACCGACCTAACTTAATTTTAccggtttttttttaaataaagttaaaaaaaacaatttactaacaaaaataatattgtttaaaataaatttatccaACATGGGGTTTCTAATGGTGACAGATTACTTTCCGTCACAACTTATAGTGACGGTCTCTATCGCAACTTGTAGTGACGGTATACCTTCCGTTAGTCAAATCCAAGGACCATGCAGCTCCCGCCAAAGCTAGAAAAGCCGCAAGAATAGTTGATCCAGCCCCGACTTTCCGTCTCAAACGCGCTGACAAGGattttatgaattaatttttttaattttttttgataaatagttttatttattttaaaaacactCATTTTATCGTGAGTTTCTAAAATTTCACCCAGCTCATGCATGGGTGAAATATTTAGACATCTAAACATTGCAGACATctcagtttttttctttttatcacatATATCATATACGACATTCATTACTTCTCTCTATTCTCTTTGATTTTTACTCTAAGTATTCATTAGTGTCTGCATTATGTGATGTAAATGAGTCATTTCACTCATATAATGTGTGGACTTTATGGTAAAATATGGATCTCATCAAGATCAAGCTTTGGTTCTTGTCACGGATCCGGGCTTGAGTAGACTTATTGCATGCGGATGCTATTGTGCCTAGTTTGAGAGGGTGTAGTTTtcgtttttgtttgttttgtttttctttattttcgaGGCTCTACCCCGATTTAGGATAAAAAAAACTGAACCAGATATTAAAAATGTGAGAAAATTGAAATGATAAATGATAGTTTCTTGGGGATGAGGTTTACCCATGTTGCTTTAACCATGGGGCTGTGAAGTTCCCTCTCCACAGTCTTTCACGTACAGCTAAAAAGCACCATTTCTTGACCATTTATAGAAGAATAAAAGCCATTTTGGCATGGTAAATTAATTTACTTTCACATCAAGAGATAGAACAACGAGAACATCAGCTATTTAAAGAGACGCAGCCCAAAACAAGTACTGACTTCATTTCTTTCTTCACTGTAAGAAAAGAAATCACTTCATATTTGATTCATGGGAGAAACTCAAACTTGCATGAGCCATGGCCTGCCATTGAACAAAAACAAAGAGATATCAGTTGCAATGCTAATATTTCAAATCATATTAGTAATGTCTCATGAACAAAGACATTTGGTATTGAATATTGTCTCACATAAAGCACTGAAACAACTTATAATATTGAGTAATCTAAGGTCATATCTAAAAATGAGTCATGGGAGATTATTTAGAACACTTACTTGGGTCAAGATCAGTGGTGATTGCAGCAGAATTGAAATAGCAAGAAGCTCCTTTGTGCTTAAACCTCTGATAGTAATTGTTGAAGGCATAAGAGGCATGGTCCCTCAAGGTATTTGGAAAGTAACAGGGATGGTTCACTTGAATCTTGCTGCAATTCGCTCCACCTTTGCCACAAGCCCAATCCAGGGCCCTTTGCAGCTCCTCATCTAGGGTCTGCTCATCAGCTATGCACCATTCCAAAAATTCTCCTGAAATTTTCTAATAACTCAGGGTCAAATAAGACATTTCATGAATCCTTTTCATTTTAGTATAACTCAATTTGAAACAATGCTAATCAAAATCATTAGCAGAACACAACAATAGATGAGTCAATGCTGATTTTACCAGATGCTTGAAAAGATAGGGTCAAAAGAGGCAGAGCAATCAAAATTTTGAGCATGTGAGAAGTCATTGTTCTTCAGGAGCTTCTCAGTATCTAAATTTGAACTATGTGCCATACAATAAAGATAAATATTCTTATATGTGTTACCCTCTTTATATAGTGTTGTTATGTAGAGGAAAAAAAACTCAGACTATGATGAAAATATATTCTCAAAGGCTGAGACATGAAGCTGTGGTCCTACGCTCCTTTTGTTCCTTCAGTATTACACTAACTGGAAACTTTTTCTCTGTAGAATGTCTCTATCACCATGATTATTTCATACTAGTTTTTTAGCTTTTCTCATAGAATCTTAGATATGGAGATTTTAAATATGGTACCTACCTCagatgtttttttatttatatactgATGACTTGCCAAAGAAGAGTGGATAAATGCACATGGTGCAAGAAGTAGTTGGGGTAAATCTTTTAGATGAAACAATTCAATTTTGTAGAAAGTAAAAATTTGGTTCTAGTAGAAGTAAATTATTTTAGTTTTTCCTGTGTACAGAGTTAATTTTAAGATCTGAAACACAGCATGGatcaaattttgattttaatGTTCATTGTACAAGCCAGGTCCACTATAAGCATTTTTTCCTTTTACCGTATTCTAGATGACCAATTTTCCATGCAAGGTATAAAAGACTAAAAAAGAGAAGTTAGGATCCCTACAGGAATTGTAAATAAAGAAGTGATTCCTTTTATTTGTTTATATCATGTCTTGCTTTTTCTTTGGCTTAAAGGAGAAAGATAAATATCTTGTGATGGATTGGATCATGTGTAAGTATGTATTATAGAAGCATGAGCAAAAGCTTATGTCCTGTTTTGAGCATATATAACAGACAACCCCAAAATTTGAAAAGCATACACAAGAAAATGTTTTTTCAGGCACAAGACTAGAAGCCCTCTCAATTGGTTTCTGCCAAAGAATGTCATATGAGTGATGAGGTCCTCAGCTACACTTGAAGCGCTTCTTACTTCCAGAAAAGATAGCACCTAGCCTAAAAGTTACAACAAAATTTGAATGTTTTGAGTTTTGCAACTGTTGAATGGAACATCACAAGTAAATCTTTCTTTATGCCATATGATAGAGAGGAACACATGAATTATCCATTTCTGATATAAAAACCAGGAGTCCATACTAAGCCCTTCCACATCCCAAGTTCTCTCTAGTTCAATTATTTATCTCATTTCCCAACATGGACCTTTGCTCCCTCAGGTGTTAAATCATTAGAAATTAAGATCCACAATGAAGGATTTCTTTTTGTTAAAATTGATGCCAAGTTCTACATCTTTCAAGCATTTCCTGTACCAAATAGGGTGAGTTATCTCTACCAGTTGTTGGTTGGTTCATGTGCAACACGTTTGATTCCATTTAAGAAAAGTTGAGTTTGAGTTTTGTGTATGGAAACCCCCTCATTTGAAGAGGTGGTCGGCTGGTCGCACTATAATATAGATGTTTTCGACTCAAACAAGATTGCATCACATGTATGATACATGTGCAAAGACAAAAAAATAAGTCATATCTATAGCCTAGAAGTATGTAGAAAAGCCTGCGAATGTGTGAAAACATTTTACCCGTCAGACTTCAACACCTATAAATATGTTATAATGCTTCAAAATGCAGCAATTTGAGCAGTAGCTCCTAAACCAGCCACTTACTATTTGATATCTTGTATTACTTTCTTCTTCAaacaaataactcttttatgtAAGTTATGTTGCAAACACGTGGATAGGGCCTgctcttaaaaatataacatgGTACAATGATATCCAAGTGAGAAAGGTAAATGAAGAACCAGACATGTGCTCCTCTGAGACTGAGACTCAAGAAAGGGACCACAAGCCCAGGCAAATAGTTAAGAAACTGATCAGACTTGCTTGATTGatgaaaaaaattgttaaactatatttctcaaaataataaaaatggtaaAGCATTACAGAAAATTGGTAAAAAAACACACACCTTTTAGCAATCACCATTAAATTATATACAAATGACAATGGTATACCTAAGTGAGGTTGGTTGGACTTAGTTTGTCTCATACCCAAACAAACAGAAAAGACAATTTGGATTCATTAAGCTTTGAAGTCATCTTCAGTTTGTTATATTTGGTAAACCTTGTTGCATGAAAACAGTGTACTTGTTCAAAGGGATCTGTTCTTGTATGTATGCAtgtattttattcatttaattAGCCAGCACAATCTATCTTCTAGTTCCTTCTCATCTGATGACTAGCAGATCATTGATAACAAGATGCAAACGACCAATGCTGACTA
This window harbors:
- the LOC130711335 gene encoding glucan endo-1,3-beta-glucosidase 12-like translates to MTSHMLKILIALPLLTLSFQASGEFLEWCIADEQTLDEELQRALDWACGKGGANCSKIQVNHPCYFPNTLRDHASYAFNNYYQRFKHKGASCYFNSAAITTDLDPSHGSCKFEFLP
- the LOC130711333 gene encoding cytochrome P450 71D8-like, giving the protein MELTPSSLVITSLLFLLLWLAKISMQRIKGKSDVVHKLPPGPRKLPLIGNLHQLAVAGTLPHHALRDLACKYGPLMHLQLGEISAVVVSSPDMAKEIMHTHDLTFAQRPELLCSKILVYDSGDIIFAPYGDYWRQMRKLCKIELLSAKRVQSFSFIREGEVAKLIESIKLSASSGSPINLTKKTFSLISTFVSRAVFGKKSECEDELISLLKKGVELSGGFDIADLFPSRKGIHFITGMKSKLEHMHKELDKILENIINEHQSNQDKGETLVDVLLGIQQNEDLEFPITNDNIKAVIWDMFGAGTDTSATIIEWAMSELMKNPRVMEKAQAEIREAFRGKETLDETDVHKLSYLKLVIKETMRLHPPGALLLPRECREPCKIGGYEIPIKTKVIVNAWALGRDPNHWYDPEKFVPERFHDTSVDFKGNNFEYIPFGAGRRICPGILLGLANIELPLVALLYHFNWELPNGMDPEDLDMNETFGAAVGRKNNLYLIPIPYNYALHCDANVN
- the LOC130711334 gene encoding protein NAR1, which produces MSEKFSPALRIGDLNDFIAPSQACIVSLKGLKKPDKVEVSIANKQLKSEPVKISLKDCLACSGCVTSAETVMLEKQSLDEFLSNINTGKTVIVSLSPQSRASIAVHFGISPLQAFKKLTRFFKSLGVKAIFDTSCSRDLTLVESCVEFVTRYRQSQLVDDERSKSSLPMIASACPGWICYAEKQLGSFALPHISSVKSPQQTMGAIIKHYACKDMGLRPEEVYHVTVMPCYDKKLEASRDDFVFQLESHDEGHEGEINMISEVDSVLTTGEILELIQSKEVDFISLEEPPLDKLITNINEEGHLYGVHGSSGGYAETIFRYAAKTLFGKQIDEPLNFRNIRNSDFQEVTLEVEGKTVLKFALCYGFRNLQNIVRKLKIGKCDYHFLEIMACPSGCLNGGGQIKPKSGQSVKELSQLLESVYMQNVWVAPPLDNPVIKGLYDQWLEQPGSEKARRYMHTQYHPVEKSITSQLHNW